The following are encoded together in the Kribbella voronezhensis genome:
- a CDS encoding AAA family ATPase gives METEGVIVVSGITAAGKSTVSQLLAERFSYGVHLRGDVFRRMIVSGQAARDAEDGAEAQKQLKLRYRLACQAADGYAQAGFTVVLQDVVIGELLREFLDGIETRPRYLVVLTPRPEVISNRLGGAHDHSVDELDYELHAFSPRRGLWLDNSDLSPHETVDAILGRLDEARFD, from the coding sequence ATGGAAACCGAGGGGGTGATCGTCGTCAGCGGAATCACGGCGGCCGGCAAGTCCACGGTCTCCCAACTGCTGGCCGAGCGATTCTCCTACGGCGTCCATCTTCGCGGCGATGTGTTCCGCCGGATGATCGTCAGCGGCCAGGCGGCCCGCGACGCCGAGGACGGCGCCGAGGCCCAGAAACAGCTGAAGCTGAGATACCGGCTGGCCTGCCAGGCGGCCGACGGCTATGCCCAGGCCGGTTTCACCGTCGTCCTGCAGGACGTGGTGATCGGCGAACTGCTGCGCGAGTTCCTGGACGGCATCGAGACCCGGCCGCGCTACCTCGTCGTACTGACTCCGCGGCCCGAGGTGATCTCCAACCGGCTCGGTGGCGCACACGACCATTCGGTCGACGAACTCGACTACGAATTGCACGCGTTCTCGCCGAGGCGCGGGCTCTGGCTGGACAACTCCGACCTGTCCCCGCACGAAACGGTCGACGCGATCCTCGGCCGGCTCGACGAAGCACGCTTCGACTGA
- a CDS encoding TetR/AcrR family transcriptional regulator, whose translation MPKIVDHDARREEIAQALWRVVRRDGIRAASVRTVAAEAGWSAGAVRYYFPDQEGLLNFAMNLVSRRVRDRISAIEPTGSATAIALRYLEEVIPLDSERQAEFDIWLSFVAQAQTDSGADGLRKHLGPIQEELRGLCRSLLDGLAAAGGLRSGLDLDLEAERLHALIDGLSLHTSMQRTRTTPARVRKILADHLNTLQD comes from the coding sequence GTGCCGAAGATCGTCGACCATGACGCCCGCCGCGAGGAGATCGCCCAGGCGCTGTGGCGCGTGGTTCGGCGCGACGGCATCCGCGCCGCCTCCGTGCGCACGGTCGCGGCGGAGGCCGGTTGGTCGGCCGGCGCGGTCCGCTACTACTTCCCCGACCAGGAAGGCCTGCTGAACTTCGCGATGAATCTGGTCTCGCGCCGCGTGCGGGACCGGATCAGCGCGATCGAACCAACCGGCAGCGCCACCGCGATCGCGCTGCGGTATCTGGAAGAGGTCATCCCGCTCGACAGTGAACGGCAGGCCGAGTTCGACATCTGGCTGTCGTTCGTCGCCCAGGCGCAGACCGATTCCGGCGCCGACGGCCTGCGCAAGCACCTCGGCCCGATCCAGGAGGAACTGCGCGGATTGTGCCGCTCGCTGCTCGACGGTCTCGCTGCTGCCGGCGGCTTACGGAGTGGTCTCGACCTCGACCTCGAGGCCGAACGACTGCACGCGCTGATCGACGGGCTGTCCTTGCACACGTCGATGCAGCGCACCCGGACAACGCCCGCCCGCGTCCGCAAGATCCTCGCCGATCACCTGAACACCTTGCAGGACTGA
- a CDS encoding 2TM domain-containing protein, whose amino-acid sequence MLLAVIAGCEIGFWVLLVAGMVTRYLLKWPKAGLVLLAGVPLVDVVMLVAGVIDLRRGGEPSFAHSLAAIFIGVSVAFGHQTIKWADRWAAHWLAGAARPAKRPKGGPDRARRERQGWFRHLLAYAIGCGLMLALGLLSGKGYDALLGPAWTWTIVLVIDAFVSFSYSFPGREKQSV is encoded by the coding sequence GTGCTGCTTGCTGTGATCGCCGGCTGCGAGATCGGATTCTGGGTGCTGCTGGTCGCCGGGATGGTGACGCGCTATCTGCTGAAGTGGCCCAAGGCCGGGTTGGTCCTGCTGGCCGGCGTACCGCTGGTCGACGTGGTGATGCTGGTCGCCGGCGTCATCGACCTGCGTCGCGGCGGGGAGCCTTCGTTCGCGCACTCGCTGGCCGCGATCTTCATCGGGGTGAGCGTCGCCTTCGGGCATCAGACCATCAAGTGGGCGGACAGGTGGGCCGCGCACTGGCTGGCCGGCGCCGCACGTCCGGCGAAGCGGCCGAAGGGAGGCCCGGACCGCGCGCGACGGGAGCGGCAGGGCTGGTTCCGGCACCTGCTGGCGTACGCGATCGGCTGCGGCCTGATGCTGGCCCTCGGCCTGCTCTCCGGCAAGGGGTACGACGCCCTGCTCGGGCCGGCCTGGACGTGGACGATCGTGCTGGTCATCGACGCCTTCGTCTCCTTCAGCTACTCCTTCCCTGGCCGGGAGAAGCAGAGCGTCTGA
- a CDS encoding Pr6Pr family membrane protein, translating into MTKSDAGRIWFAVTALVVAVGIVVQLFVTAGSTEGYFPDNPDRVFNVFAYFTIQSNLLLGGTCLLLALDPGRWQSMLFRTLRLNGVLCIAVTGIVYHLVLAGTDTLSGGAAFSNLVLHTITPLLGVLGWLIFGPRRQTDRRVVGWSIVYPLLWLAFTLIRGEGTGFYPYPFVNVTEHGYGTVLLNCLLVALLFLALAFGAALLDRRMGSKTTFDR; encoded by the coding sequence ATGACGAAATCCGATGCGGGGCGGATCTGGTTCGCGGTCACGGCGCTGGTGGTCGCCGTCGGGATAGTGGTGCAGTTGTTCGTCACGGCGGGCAGTACCGAGGGGTACTTTCCGGACAATCCGGATCGCGTGTTCAACGTCTTCGCGTACTTCACGATCCAGTCGAACCTGCTGCTCGGCGGGACCTGCCTGCTGCTCGCGCTCGATCCCGGGCGATGGCAGTCGATGTTGTTCAGGACGCTGCGCCTCAACGGCGTGCTGTGCATCGCGGTGACCGGGATCGTCTATCACCTGGTGCTGGCCGGCACCGACACGTTGTCGGGTGGCGCCGCGTTCTCCAACCTTGTCCTCCACACGATCACGCCACTGCTCGGCGTCCTGGGCTGGCTGATTTTCGGGCCTCGCCGGCAGACCGATCGGCGGGTGGTGGGCTGGTCGATCGTCTACCCGTTGCTGTGGTTGGCTTTCACGTTGATTCGCGGCGAAGGCACCGGCTTCTACCCGTATCCGTTCGTCAACGTGACCGAGCACGGATACGGGACGGTCTTGCTGAACTGTCTGCTCGTCGCGCTACTGTTCCTGGCGCTGGCGTTCGGGGCGGCTCTGCTCGACCGCCGGATGGGATCGAAGACCACCTTCGACAGATAG
- a CDS encoding class I SAM-dependent methyltransferase — translation MLVTSRSYAEYEAMFDLTELPGSVLDCCAGGASFTAEAAARGVDAVAVDPAYELPAPDLVDTVRRSLPATSGIVDEHADSFVWTWYGTPARKDELRIEAADRFLQDVAVAPERYVPGSLPELPFSDGRFELVLCSHLLFTWADKYDRDWHLAALRELVRVSRSEVRVFPLVQQGAGEPVDYLPELLGELTDVTAEIRQVPYEFQVNADKMLVLSR, via the coding sequence GTGCTGGTGACCTCTCGCTCGTACGCCGAGTACGAGGCGATGTTCGACCTGACCGAACTGCCCGGTTCCGTGCTCGACTGTTGCGCGGGCGGGGCGAGCTTCACGGCCGAGGCGGCGGCTCGCGGCGTCGACGCGGTCGCCGTCGACCCGGCGTACGAACTGCCCGCGCCGGACCTCGTGGACACCGTACGGCGAAGTCTGCCGGCCACCTCCGGGATCGTCGACGAGCACGCGGACAGCTTCGTCTGGACCTGGTACGGGACGCCCGCTCGCAAGGACGAGCTGCGGATCGAGGCCGCGGACAGGTTTCTGCAGGACGTGGCGGTCGCGCCCGAGCGCTATGTGCCGGGCAGCCTGCCGGAGCTGCCGTTCTCCGATGGGCGTTTCGAGCTGGTGCTCTGCTCGCACCTGCTGTTCACCTGGGCCGACAAGTACGACCGGGACTGGCATCTCGCCGCGCTGCGCGAACTCGTCCGGGTCAGCCGGTCGGAGGTGCGCGTGTTCCCGCTCGTCCAGCAAGGAGCCGGCGAGCCGGTCGACTACCTGCCTGAGTTGCTCGGTGAGCTCACCGACGTGACCGCGGAGATCCGTCAGGTGCCCTACGAGTTCCAGGTGAACGCCGACAAGATGCTCGTGCTGTCCCGCTAG
- a CDS encoding transglycosylase family protein, with amino-acid sequence MVRTLSIAGLGAGITAAGAGAAFATDYTVKPGDTLSEIAQAHGADWHQLARLNHLKDPDLILIGQTLQLDGVKKAAVTERRTVKKTRTVHKPERKVRASRSESKAPSTRASGKASLSGAWAKVANCESSGNPRAVSPAGYYGLFQFDKQTWRSVGGSGNPINASAAEQLMRAKKLYAQRGASPWPVCGRYLR; translated from the coding sequence GTGGTTCGGACCCTCTCGATCGCCGGCCTCGGGGCCGGCATCACCGCCGCCGGCGCGGGCGCTGCCTTCGCGACCGACTACACGGTCAAGCCCGGCGACACGCTCTCCGAGATCGCCCAGGCCCATGGCGCCGACTGGCACCAGCTGGCCAGGCTGAACCATCTGAAGGACCCCGACCTGATCCTGATCGGGCAGACCCTCCAGCTCGACGGTGTGAAGAAGGCCGCCGTCACCGAGCGCCGGACGGTGAAGAAGACGCGGACGGTGCACAAACCCGAGCGCAAGGTCCGGGCCAGCCGGTCGGAGTCGAAGGCTCCATCCACCCGCGCGAGCGGCAAGGCGTCCCTGAGCGGCGCCTGGGCCAAGGTGGCCAACTGCGAGTCGAGCGGCAACCCCCGCGCGGTCAGCCCGGCCGGGTACTACGGCCTGTTCCAGTTCGACAAGCAGACCTGGCGCAGCGTCGGCGGTTCCGGCAACCCGATCAACGCCTCGGCGGCCGAGCAGCTCATGCGCGCGAAGAAGCTCTACGCGCAGCGCGGCGCGTCCCCGTGGCCGGTCTGCGGCCGTTACCTCCGCTAG
- a CDS encoding DUF5946 family protein — MNAADDTRESRRCPGCQVVLPVSNWSGGPSGYNASPECAEVAGALLGYEVDHQAALGHLHQLRIDAYGAQHVGPQTRPITTVFALNGLYMYFERGSGNLDVRTAHGIMANSYSDWPVLTPPDQVGTLTAHAVLQAAPEGVRAVEHLLIEWARQVWEAWPGQDRQLVGDLTVQLVPARHFHR; from the coding sequence GTGAACGCCGCAGATGACACGCGCGAATCTCGCCGCTGCCCCGGTTGCCAGGTCGTCCTGCCGGTGAGCAACTGGTCCGGCGGGCCATCGGGATACAACGCCTCGCCCGAATGCGCCGAGGTCGCCGGCGCCCTGCTGGGCTACGAGGTCGACCACCAGGCTGCCCTCGGCCACCTGCACCAACTCCGGATCGACGCGTACGGCGCCCAGCACGTCGGCCCGCAGACCCGCCCGATCACCACGGTCTTCGCCCTCAACGGCCTCTACATGTACTTCGAGCGCGGCTCCGGCAACCTCGACGTCCGCACGGCCCACGGCATCATGGCCAACTCGTACTCCGATTGGCCGGTCCTGACGCCACCCGACCAGGTAGGCACCCTCACCGCTCACGCGGTCCTCCAAGCCGCCCCCGAGGGGGTTCGGGCAGTCGAGCACCTACTGATCGAGTGGGCCCGGCAGGTCTGGGAGGCCTGGCCCGGCCAGGACCGGCAACTGGTCGGCGACCTGACCGTCCAGCTCGTGCCGGCGCGCCATTTCCACCGCTGA
- a CDS encoding response regulator transcription factor — MIRVVLGHRGTLVRGALAAVLARESDLEVVAELDSSDDVLPSVTRRPHVVLLDPQLPGKIGIESLCLKLTGRGVLVLIDHEAIAATSLALVKQAPRIGLIATDATTDQLVQAIRDVAKGLPVVDVRLAVAALKAGDNPLTDRECEVLRQVTTGATAQEIARTLSLSTGTVRNYLSRILTKTGARSRIEAIRKAQDAGWI, encoded by the coding sequence GTGATCCGAGTAGTCCTCGGGCACCGCGGCACTTTGGTGCGAGGCGCACTGGCCGCGGTGTTGGCAAGAGAGTCCGATCTCGAGGTCGTGGCGGAGCTGGACAGCTCGGACGACGTTCTGCCCTCGGTGACGCGCCGGCCGCACGTGGTGCTGCTGGATCCGCAGCTGCCCGGCAAGATCGGGATCGAGAGCCTGTGCCTCAAACTGACCGGCCGCGGCGTGCTGGTGCTGATCGATCACGAGGCGATCGCCGCGACCAGTCTGGCGCTGGTCAAGCAGGCACCCCGGATCGGCTTGATAGCGACCGACGCGACCACCGATCAGCTGGTCCAGGCGATCCGGGACGTCGCCAAGGGTCTGCCGGTCGTCGACGTCCGGCTCGCGGTCGCAGCGCTGAAGGCGGGCGACAACCCGCTGACCGATCGGGAGTGCGAAGTACTCCGCCAGGTCACCACCGGCGCTACCGCCCAGGAGATCGCCCGCACGCTCAGCCTGAGCACGGGGACGGTGCGCAACTACCTGTCCCGCATCCTCACCAAGACCGGTGCCCGCAGCCGGATCGAGGCGATCCGGAAGGCTCAGGACGCGGGCTGGATCTGA
- a CDS encoding ABC transporter ATP-binding protein — translation MNRELRYGFAALRKRPALKLAAWSVPEILPTAIYGVAVAHATDNFLAGHAWRGIAWLAGLVATACLGAAGAHQVYGRLGELVEPLRDDLVRRVVAGALQTGDDASVARLNRQVEIVRDTFAGLVLVIRNFGVTLFGVLAGLLSLAPMVAVFVVPPFLVGFVASLAVLGIAADRVRASLRADEELATAAGMVFSGVRDITATGSEEFAERIVGRPIDEQAAAERSLARVAALRTLCFALGGWAPLLILLAMGPWLVGHGVSTGTLLGGLTYVLISLQPALNTVMGALGDSGLRYVITLGRILDSTAYQLAPRPMADSKGHQLRLRGLTFAYGPNAEPVLADLDLTVTEGEHLAVVGPSGIGKSTLAALVCGMLTPTSGRLLLGGVPPSELSTDRLAMTRVLIPQEAYVFTGTVLENLVYLLPDASDAEVRQAIDAVGAAALIDRLGGLEARLRPADLSPGERQLIALTRAYLSPAPLVVLDEATCFLDPDAERRAEEAFAARGGTVIVIAHRISSALRARRILVLDGNKAAVGTHQTLLRTSPLYRELLGHWQPGVQLRRDQIQPAS, via the coding sequence ATGAATCGCGAGCTGCGCTACGGCTTCGCCGCACTGCGGAAGCGCCCGGCCCTGAAGCTGGCCGCCTGGTCCGTCCCGGAGATCTTGCCGACGGCAATCTACGGCGTGGCTGTCGCTCACGCGACGGACAACTTCCTGGCCGGACACGCCTGGCGAGGTATCGCCTGGCTGGCCGGACTCGTCGCCACCGCCTGCCTCGGAGCCGCCGGCGCCCACCAGGTCTACGGCCGCCTCGGCGAACTGGTCGAGCCCCTCCGCGACGACCTCGTACGCCGGGTGGTGGCCGGCGCCTTGCAGACCGGCGACGACGCGTCGGTGGCACGGCTGAACCGCCAGGTGGAGATCGTCCGCGACACCTTCGCCGGCTTGGTCCTGGTGATCCGGAACTTCGGCGTCACGCTGTTCGGCGTACTGGCCGGGTTGTTGTCCTTGGCGCCGATGGTCGCGGTGTTCGTCGTACCGCCGTTCCTGGTGGGGTTCGTGGCTTCGCTCGCGGTGCTCGGGATCGCCGCGGACCGGGTCCGGGCGTCGCTCCGGGCCGACGAGGAGCTGGCGACGGCTGCCGGGATGGTGTTCAGCGGAGTTCGCGACATCACAGCGACCGGCTCGGAGGAGTTCGCGGAGCGGATCGTCGGCCGGCCGATCGACGAGCAGGCTGCCGCCGAGCGATCGCTGGCCAGAGTGGCCGCCCTGCGGACCCTGTGCTTCGCGCTCGGCGGTTGGGCGCCCTTGCTGATCCTCCTGGCGATGGGGCCTTGGCTCGTCGGTCATGGCGTCAGCACCGGCACGTTGCTCGGTGGCCTCACCTACGTGCTGATCAGCCTGCAACCTGCCTTGAACACCGTGATGGGAGCGCTGGGCGACAGTGGACTGCGCTACGTCATCACGCTCGGACGGATCCTCGACAGCACGGCGTACCAGCTCGCGCCCCGGCCCATGGCCGATTCCAAGGGCCATCAGCTCCGGCTGCGAGGACTGACCTTCGCCTACGGCCCGAACGCCGAACCGGTGCTGGCGGATCTGGACCTGACCGTGACCGAGGGCGAACACCTGGCCGTCGTCGGGCCCAGCGGAATCGGGAAGTCGACGCTGGCCGCTCTCGTCTGCGGGATGCTCACTCCGACCAGCGGCCGGCTCCTGCTCGGCGGCGTGCCGCCCAGCGAGCTGTCCACCGACCGGCTGGCGATGACGCGGGTGCTGATTCCGCAAGAGGCCTACGTCTTCACGGGCACGGTGCTGGAGAACCTGGTCTACCTGCTGCCGGACGCCTCGGACGCCGAAGTCCGGCAGGCCATCGATGCGGTCGGCGCGGCTGCCCTGATCGATCGGCTGGGCGGGCTGGAGGCACGGCTACGACCCGCCGACCTGTCGCCTGGCGAACGACAACTGATCGCGCTCACGCGGGCCTACCTGTCCCCCGCGCCGCTTGTCGTCCTGGACGAAGCGACCTGTTTCCTCGATCCCGACGCCGAGCGTCGAGCAGAAGAAGCGTTCGCGGCACGCGGCGGCACGGTGATCGTGATCGCGCACCGGATCAGCTCGGCCCTCCGGGCGCGACGGATCCTCGTCCTCGACGGCAACAAGGCCGCCGTCGGCACTCACCAGACCCTGCTGAGGACCTCGCCGCTCTACCGGGAGCTACTCGGTCACTGGCAGCCCGGAGTCCAGCTGCGACGCGATCAGATCCAGCCCGCGTCCTGA
- a CDS encoding ABC transporter ATP-binding protein, producing the protein MTALLGSGVALALPTVLGRSVDAIVAHHGYGKWFALAAGLIAIGIGCALVEVFTGTACVVSTTAWLRHRLVSNVVRSGPDGTRAFDTGDLVTRVSGNAVDAAQAGPAIVNAVAAIVPPAGSLVLLALIDPWLAAAFFGGILLVIGVLWVFARRTAEISLAYQETQGRIAGLLTEALTGLRTITAAGTNAREERRILALLPELHKHGLLTWRVLARSGAQAAIVGPLVLVAVLAVGGLQLVAGRITAGELFAAGQYAVLGAGLGSLTGVLGELARARAGSRRAGEVLAVETVAHGTLPLPAGPGRLTFDGVSVVAGEKVLLAGVNLELPGGATVAVVGPSGAGKSVLAALAARLRDPSEGQVLLDGVPLQAVNRQMLRAAIGCAFERPQLVGTTVGDAISHHVIGPVRTLAAARATHAHDFVSRLPDGYRTPLLKAPMSGGERQRLGLARAWPASRLLVLDDATSSLDTATEMQISKTLTEDRHRRTRLIVTHRTATAARADLVIWLDSGLVRAVGSHAELWQDACYREVFG; encoded by the coding sequence GTGACCGCCTTGCTCGGTAGTGGCGTGGCGCTTGCGTTGCCGACGGTGCTTGGGCGGTCCGTCGACGCGATCGTCGCCCACCACGGGTACGGAAAGTGGTTCGCCCTGGCCGCCGGGCTGATCGCGATCGGGATCGGCTGCGCGCTCGTCGAGGTGTTCACCGGCACGGCTTGTGTCGTCAGCACGACGGCGTGGTTGCGGCATCGCCTGGTCAGCAACGTCGTCCGCAGCGGACCCGACGGAACCCGCGCGTTCGACACCGGCGATCTCGTCACCCGGGTGAGCGGTAACGCCGTCGACGCCGCCCAGGCCGGGCCGGCGATCGTCAACGCCGTCGCCGCGATCGTCCCGCCGGCGGGAAGCCTGGTGCTGCTGGCGCTGATCGACCCCTGGCTCGCGGCCGCCTTCTTCGGCGGCATCCTGCTGGTGATCGGCGTGCTCTGGGTGTTCGCCCGCCGGACCGCGGAGATCAGCCTCGCCTACCAAGAGACCCAGGGCCGGATCGCCGGTCTGCTGACCGAGGCTCTCACCGGCCTGCGCACGATCACGGCAGCCGGCACGAACGCCCGCGAAGAGCGCCGGATCCTTGCCCTCCTTCCCGAACTGCACAAACACGGCCTGCTCACCTGGCGCGTCCTCGCCCGCTCCGGTGCCCAGGCAGCGATCGTCGGACCCCTTGTCCTGGTGGCGGTTCTGGCCGTCGGCGGCCTACAGCTGGTGGCCGGACGAATCACTGCCGGGGAGCTGTTCGCCGCCGGCCAGTACGCCGTACTCGGTGCCGGCCTCGGCAGCCTGACCGGTGTGCTCGGCGAGCTGGCCCGGGCGCGGGCCGGAAGCCGCCGGGCCGGCGAAGTGCTCGCTGTCGAAACCGTTGCCCACGGCACCCTTCCGCTACCGGCCGGCCCCGGCAGGCTCACCTTCGACGGAGTGTCGGTGGTGGCCGGTGAGAAGGTGCTGCTGGCCGGCGTGAATCTCGAACTGCCCGGCGGAGCCACGGTCGCCGTGGTCGGGCCGAGCGGAGCCGGCAAGTCGGTGCTCGCCGCCCTCGCTGCCCGGCTGCGCGACCCGTCCGAGGGACAGGTCCTGCTGGACGGCGTACCACTGCAAGCGGTGAACCGGCAGATGCTACGCGCCGCGATCGGCTGCGCTTTCGAGCGTCCCCAGCTGGTCGGGACCACCGTGGGCGACGCGATTTCCCACCACGTGATCGGCCCGGTCCGGACTTTGGCCGCCGCCCGCGCCACCCATGCGCACGACTTCGTGAGCCGACTCCCCGACGGCTATCGCACACCGTTGCTCAAGGCACCGATGTCCGGTGGCGAACGGCAACGGCTGGGGCTGGCCCGGGCCTGGCCGGCGAGCCGCTTGCTGGTGCTCGACGACGCGACCTCCAGTCTCGACACCGCCACCGAGATGCAGATCAGCAAGACGCTGACCGAGGACCGGCACCGCCGGACCAGGCTGATCGTCACCCACCGGACCGCCACGGCCGCCCGCGCCGATTTGGTGATCTGGCTGGACAGCGGACTGGTACGCGCGGTCGGCTCGCACGCCGAGTTGTGGCAGGACGCCTGCTATCGCGAGGTGTTCGGATGA
- a CDS encoding prolyl oligopeptidase family serine peptidase: MHPRPHHPSTSPHSSPGAPSGPAPQPGADVHSRASAPRLPLVEELHGHAVADPYRWLEDADSPETLHWQQIQDELWLQHAAGLSNRFRFRTRIKNLSAVGSTTAPLWRGDRCFVLRQEPAQEHPVLFVDDVPLLDPQQLDPTGSTNLDSWQPSPDGSLVAYQLSSGGTEQARLFVLDVATGNLVDGPIDGCRYSPVAWLPDGESFYYVRFRHVLRHRLGSADDLQVLPGEASYGLELSADGRWLTISAVRGSGNDLWLADLSKDEPPAVIQKDVDAITLLSVGPDGRLYVVTTRDAPTGRICIGDPEEPLVWHDFVPADPEAPLSSLAVLDKVVLVGRTRRALGEIVVHDLVTGRRLGEVELPGAGSVGSLTSRPEGGYEAWFSYTDSVTPAAIFKYDASTARTTRWSDPPGAIGELDAETQELEYRSADGTVLRMLVIAKPGRSGPRPAILYGYGGFGQSLTPTYSAFALAWVEAGGVFVTANLRGGGEGGEDWHRAGTLGGKQKVFDDYIAAAEFLIAEGWTSTDRLALCGESNGGLLVGAAVTQRPELFAAAVCSAPLLDMVRYELSGLGANWVPEFGSASDPVAFEHLLSYSPYHRVVPGVKYPAVLFTVFGGDTRVDPLHARKMCAALQYATDSDRPIVFRLDQTSGHGPRPASTSIALAADILAFLSTHTTPPTTSSGDHPTPAQHGSPGEVGSFGWAGL, from the coding sequence GTGCACCCCCGACCCCACCACCCCAGCACCAGCCCGCACTCGTCACCCGGCGCGCCGTCCGGCCCCGCACCGCAACCGGGCGCCGACGTGCACTCGCGTGCTTCTGCGCCGCGGTTGCCGTTGGTTGAAGAGTTGCACGGGCATGCCGTGGCGGATCCTTATCGCTGGCTGGAGGATGCAGACAGTCCGGAAACCCTGCACTGGCAGCAGATCCAGGACGAGCTCTGGCTGCAGCACGCCGCGGGTCTGTCGAACCGCTTCCGGTTCCGGACCCGGATCAAGAACCTCTCCGCGGTCGGTTCAACGACCGCCCCGCTCTGGCGCGGCGACCGCTGCTTCGTACTCCGGCAAGAACCCGCCCAGGAGCACCCGGTCCTCTTCGTCGATGACGTCCCGCTGCTCGATCCACAGCAACTCGATCCCACCGGCTCCACGAATCTCGACAGCTGGCAGCCCTCTCCGGACGGCTCCCTCGTCGCCTACCAGCTCTCCAGCGGAGGCACCGAACAAGCAAGACTGTTCGTGCTCGACGTTGCCACAGGCAACCTTGTGGACGGTCCGATCGACGGTTGCCGCTACTCGCCCGTCGCCTGGCTCCCGGACGGAGAATCCTTCTACTACGTGCGATTCCGGCACGTCCTGCGACACCGGCTCGGCTCGGCCGACGATCTCCAGGTGCTGCCCGGCGAAGCGTCGTACGGGTTGGAACTCAGCGCGGACGGGCGCTGGCTGACGATCTCGGCGGTTCGCGGTTCCGGCAATGATCTCTGGCTGGCCGATCTGAGCAAGGACGAGCCGCCGGCCGTGATCCAGAAAGACGTCGACGCGATCACCTTGCTGTCGGTCGGCCCCGACGGCCGCCTGTACGTCGTCACCACCCGCGACGCGCCGACCGGCCGCATCTGCATCGGCGACCCGGAGGAACCGCTGGTCTGGCACGACTTCGTTCCGGCCGATCCCGAGGCGCCGCTGAGCAGTCTCGCCGTCCTCGACAAGGTCGTTCTCGTCGGCCGGACCAGACGAGCGCTCGGGGAGATCGTCGTCCACGACCTGGTGACCGGGCGACGGCTCGGCGAGGTCGAGCTACCCGGCGCGGGCTCGGTCGGTTCACTGACCAGCCGCCCCGAAGGCGGTTACGAGGCCTGGTTCAGCTACACCGACAGCGTCACCCCGGCGGCGATCTTCAAGTACGACGCCAGCACAGCGCGGACGACCCGGTGGTCCGATCCGCCGGGTGCGATCGGCGAACTGGACGCCGAGACGCAGGAACTGGAGTACCGCTCGGCCGACGGGACCGTCCTGCGGATGCTGGTCATCGCGAAGCCTGGCCGATCCGGTCCGCGGCCGGCAATCCTCTACGGGTACGGCGGTTTCGGGCAGTCGCTGACTCCGACGTACTCGGCGTTCGCCCTGGCCTGGGTCGAAGCCGGTGGTGTCTTCGTGACCGCCAACCTCCGCGGTGGCGGCGAGGGCGGCGAGGACTGGCATCGGGCGGGAACGTTGGGCGGGAAGCAGAAGGTCTTCGACGACTACATCGCCGCGGCCGAGTTCCTGATCGCCGAGGGATGGACGTCGACGGATCGGCTCGCGCTCTGCGGTGAGTCCAACGGCGGACTCCTGGTCGGCGCCGCGGTAACGCAGCGGCCGGAACTGTTCGCCGCGGCTGTGTGCTCGGCGCCGTTGCTGGACATGGTCCGCTACGAGTTGTCCGGACTCGGGGCGAACTGGGTGCCGGAATTCGGCTCGGCGTCTGATCCGGTCGCCTTCGAGCACCTGCTGAGCTACTCGCCGTACCACCGGGTGGTGCCGGGCGTGAAGTATCCGGCCGTGCTGTTCACGGTCTTCGGCGGCGACACCCGCGTCGACCCACTGCACGCCCGCAAGATGTGCGCGGCCCTTCAGTACGCAACCGACAGCGATCGCCCAATCGTCTTCCGCCTCGACCAAACCTCCGGCCACGGCCCCCGCCCAGCCAGCACGAGCATCGCCCTGGCCGCCGACATCCTCGCCTTCCTCTCCACCCACACCACCCCACCCACCACCTCCTCCGGCGACCATCCCACCCCCGCCCAACACGGCTCTCCGGGCGAGGTCGGTTCTTTTGGTTGGGCTGGGTTATGA
- a CDS encoding SapB/AmfS family lanthipeptide, producing MALLDLQGLETPGYGGGHHHGGGSTLTVLGCASHTPSNLSLLLCH from the coding sequence ATGGCACTTCTCGACCTTCAGGGTCTGGAGACCCCCGGCTACGGCGGCGGCCACCACCACGGTGGTGGCTCCACGCTGACCGTTCTGGGCTGCGCTTCGCACACCCCGAGCAACCTGAGCCTTCTGCTCTGCCACTGA